Below is a window of Camelina sativa cultivar DH55 chromosome 11, Cs, whole genome shotgun sequence DNA.
tgttttctttgtttatttatgattCTTGTTATTTTCATTCTCATAtgcttgttcttttctttttttcttttttttttttttttttttttttNNNNNNNNNNNNNNNNNNNNNNNNNNNNNNNNNNNNNNNNNNNNNNNNNNNNNNNNNNNNNNNNNNNNNNNNNNNNNNNNNNNNNNNNNNNNNNNNNNNNNNNNNNNNNNNNNNNNNNNNNNNNNNNNNNNNNNNNNNNNNNNNNNNNNNNNNNNNNNNNNNNNNNNNNNNNNNNNNNNNNNNNNNNNNNNNNNNNNNNNNNNNNNNNNNNNtttttttttttttttttttttttttttttttttttgctaagaatgtaaatatttcattgaAATGAAAAAGGTTTAGGTTTACAATCATGGATTATAATCCTATAGAAATGGTCCCATGgcaaaaaaaggtaaaaacatgGAAGCATAATTTATAAACATGATCTCAGTCCGTCCACTCGACGTAGACACGAGGTGAATAGAGTTGGACGAAGTGATAACGATATTGGTGTTCTTCCCATGTGGTAAGCTGGAGACGAAGGGCGAGTACACTTTGTAGAAGCCAAATTTCCCAAGCATTAGATGCACTAGAAGCCTTTCAGTGGAGGCCCGAGACTAAGCCGTCAACGGTGAAGTTTATAGAGCCCTCGATCACATACGTCCCCGACATCCTGTGAGAGTGACTCATCTAACAACATCCATGAGCTTTCCTAGAATGGAACCTCACGAAATAAAATATGCAAACGGTGAAAGCTCGCCCTACCAAGTCCTTTCCCCGGAGTCAGCTAGTACAGAGCTAAATACTTATCTTTACACCACACTGAAAGCTATTAGTTTTACTAGCTCCTCTAGCACACATAGCTAAGAAAATAACAGGCAAAAACTCACTGCGACGCTAACCTCAACTCAAAGCACCAGCAGTGACAAGACACAACCAATATCAGGGCAAAAAGCAAACAACGAAACAAGATATATCGGTGATACTCACGAAAAGGAGATGTTATAAAGAGCCACCACTGGCAGCCAAAACATCACCAAAGCAGTAACACCGGAGCTACTGGTAAGCTCAAAATGGAGACCCCAAGACAATAACCAAACACCCGACGCATCACAATGGACAATCTCCTAAAAGATATGCTGCTGTCTTCAGACATATTTGACCAACAGAGAAGCGTCCATTCTATCGCCAAGCCTTATCGTCGAGGAAGATGaccaaaactgaaaattaccGAAGCATTGTCAAGAATACCTATCCGAAGGAGAGAAGCTAGAGTGGTGAGACTTCAACATCTATACGAGACGAAGGGATAAGCCGAGCAAAACAAACACGACTCGCTCCGAATCAAACACCAAATCCACTCGCAAAGGCTAAGCTCCGACGGACGAGATCGATGCCACACGGTGAAGACAGAGACGGCAAATCGTCAGGAAATGAACGCTGTCCTCAAGCGAAAAACCATTGAGAAGCCGCCTAGAATTGAGAAACCGTTAAAACACGGCAGAACGCCACCATAGCTATCGTTAAACCGCTGAGAGGGGTTTGGTCTGCCGCTGGGAATCACAGGGGTGGAGGAGCCAGATCTACAAGGAGATCTCGCCGGTCGAAATTGCGTGTCAAAGGGAGAGGAAATCAATCTCCATCGTAGCCTCAAGCCGTCGACTAGCTAGAGGGTCAGACGGAGGAGCACCCATCCACCTCAAGAGGCCGACACGCAGGACGGAGCTCCAACCACAACGATGAGAATCAAGACAAAATCCTGAAACGACGGAGAGCTTCATGCACCGGTACGAGAATGACGAGCaaacaaacagaaacaagaGAGCCCTCTCACGGCGCCGGTCGCAACCGAACATCGGAGAGGCAAGCGAAGATGGCGGCTGGTGAAATCGCCGCGCGTGGTCGATGCAAGGCCTGTTaagtgcggacgagtttaagttaaacgatgtgttttgggttagggaaaacccttaactcgagtgttttgtctcattcgggaGTTTagccatttttgagagaaaagaaagagagaaaagtgttcttgagtgttcttggggATTTTGGGGGATTGtaagctgttcctgtagagatctgtagctgggatcgttgtaggagctttcTGGAAgtgtgttcttgtttgtttaagattcagaatcgtcttggcaaaggtaagtgcaggaccatggcttatctaagctagagcttatctgatctgcttgtttatgtgttgttaggcttgttagatggttatttgggacgttaggaagctttcttatggcttgggatcgagttttgtggttgcaggaacaaagatccggcaagaagcttcggggaacaTGATTCTCggcatgttgcatcggtcgatgcacttgtgcgtcagtcgatgcaagtgcgaggacagcgcgtaaaacctagggttttcgtgttatgtcgagcatgcgtcggtcgatgcagtgcgagtgtcgatagatgcatgtgtaacttgcatcggttgatgcatccttgtgtcagtcgatgcatccccatgtggtgtcggtcgatgcatgttggtgtcggtcgatgcagagtcttggtttgttatttgttgtttgttgattgttgattgttgattgatggttagagatgtctatattgcttgtgtgtatagcccaatagatgggaggattgccttactgagtgtttataaaatactcatgcattgcaatttgtgtttatggtgcaggtaaaggcaaagtgtgatcgtggaatcaaggcaatgaagaggaggatgttctagggactcgattggttgttctctgacattgctaggttgatagagttgggtcattagaaacattgctaggttgccggttttatgtttcctgatgtttggtaTTTTGATATTATCTATGAtatgattattggtttattattggatatttattggttattggtatttgttatttcgctgttggttgtgattgtggttaggtggctagtggatatgagaccactagttgtattttatttattattattattattattattattattattactatttactatttattatttatttaaaaaaaaaaacgggtcgggtcgtttcagtttggtataagagcccttacggttctaggtttgggttcactaggctttatgctgtagatgtttgggattgcatgtcttgattgattatgtgagttagtcaattgtgtatggcatgaagtcctagaacatcctcttcgagcctacagtgtgattccacggtgagttgtatttttttgtgtttttttgtattatgttaagattgcttgttagcctttgttcttggaagtgcagtggctAAAGGTGTTTAAATTGTTGGTCGTGGAcagggacgtggtcgtggttatggtcgggcgggtcccgagaccagcgagtgtgtggtccagagttccacgaggaggtacgtcagagggtcgcaagcgtatcagaagggaccagagggggttagccggtgagcgtgccgggggtgctgggaacccaggtgtggggttgcagcaggtggagcccagggtcgagatgatcgcttggcggatctgttggcgtactgttggagcggttaccgagaggggtaccagtgtaggctcNNNNNNNNNNNNNNNNNNNNNNNNNNNNNNNNNNNNNNNNNNNNNNNNNNNNNNNNNNNNNNNNNNNNNNNNNNNNNNNNNNNNNNNNNNNNNNNNNNNNNNNNNNNNNNNNNNNNNNNNNNNNNNNNNNNNNNNNNNNNNNNNNNNNNNNNNNNNctgggaacccaggtgtggggttgcagcaggtggagcccagggtcgagatgatcgcttggcggatctgttggcgtactgttggagcggttaccgagaggggtacgaGTGCAGCCTctagttgtaccgcatgtggtggggtgcagccgagggctgcagatgttgaggaccttccatcttatgttaggaggatggagcagtggtTGATGACCGGTGCGAGATTCTTcgcgagaggtatcgagcctagagaggcggatagatGGTCATATatagttggagcagatatttctttgtttggtgggtaatccagttggatattagaagttgagtgggcaggtgtaacattgtaaTGTTATACTCGCACCACGGGAAGTACCTTTGGTCGCAAGATGTTTATAGTCTtaaaggattgttgctcctgaggggatggtggttttcccagaataccgatagctcgagagcctgtgggctccgagagtggcagaggggatgatgttctcttgaggggatgattagttcctctGATACCGAGATCCTGAAGATTATGGTCCAagggtgagacggtataactcgaagacggtggtctgagagtgaggTCGGTATGGCCCAAGGGTTGCGACCCAAGGGTGGAGGAGTttggagcaagcaatgcctaggacgtgagtataaacataacgacttAGTGTAAACCTCGAGAGactgatggtggtttaatctcgggttttggatgtgttgatcaATGGGTaagggttttatgaccggagcagtcatgaatgtgtggctgttgcgccaggattgtgcggacggtggtgctggagtcccgggaaggggagttgcagcaggtatgAGCCGGGAAAgacatgtttgccagatacataagtacACAAAAAGCCTTCATGGCAAGAtcaaactaatcgttgcgacgatgttggatgaagttcattggagatggacaaagTTGCTAGATTCATGGTTctggtaagcttgctgggggaaataagtcaagtgggttgagttggcggcctgcaaagcatttgatacggtgaatcggaatatgcgaacgtatggtacttgcttgttttattacgctcgtattgatgatttgttgtggagaattgctaagcggaaagctaattttggattaagccatcttgaggaagtttcccttagaggcaagttactagagggtCTTGGATTGGCAAGAGGGGTTCATTTTCAGATGGTGGTtagttgatgtcagcatacttgattattagtctagtagagctgaagAAGTANAGTTGAGTCTGTGTGCTATTTCACAGGAGCCGTTGgatttggttgcagctgatagagtagatctgttgagcagagtacGGTTGTCTCAGGAGAGGGATTTGGGGCTGGtcaatgcctcaaaggatgttgattcagagtatcaggtttcggctaatggtaNATAACGCACCAACAACGTTTCTGaaattgatgaacagtgtgtttcaagAGTTcatggatgtatctgtcatcattttcatcgacgatatcctggtttattctaNAGCGGATTtatgtgcccaaggatgaggagttgaggtaggagatcctgagagaggctcatgcgagcaNtggagggcagttctggagaagctacgggagcagaagttttttgctaagttgagcaagtgtagtttttggcagcgtgagatgggtttccggggtcatattgtgtctgcagatggagtttttgtagatccagagaagattcaggctatcagagattggcctagacNACTAGTTGTGTCGCGAGATGCGATGTGTGttagctagtgaaggctgagcatcaggttccaggcgggttactgaagattcttcccattccagagtggaagtgggatatgattactatggacttcatGGTGGNGGGATTAGCAGGTTACtataggagatttgtgcaggggtttgcgagcagagcacgtcNGctagtgtccaggacgtttgatgctatttgggtcattgtggacttgttgactaagtcggcacattttctaaccattaagaagactgatggagcagcggtcatggctaagaagtatgtgaaggagatagtcaggttgcatggggtgccaacgagcattgtgtctgataggNTAGTTAAGaaggaaggatgttccttttgtttggtcacaggagtgtgaggaaggctttNttaagttcactttggtgttctgtagagcgtttcaggcagagaggggcactaaggtgcatatgagtacagcttatcatccccagacagatggaNATTTATACAGATGcctctagagttggtttgggttgtgtgttgatgcagcatgggaaggtgattgcctatacTTCGCGGCAGTTTtagaagcatgaggacaactatcctactcatgacttggagatgggtgctgNAAACAGTTATCAGACAAGTATTAagatgactccttatgaggctttgtatgggagaccgtgtcgtacaccgttatgctgNTCCTGAAGATTTGAAGaccttatctttatggtgcaaaggtacaggtgtttacagatcataagagtctNTACTCAAGTGGGGCAaaggagcatttacggggcagattttgttcaggagacctcagagaagattcgggttctcaagctgaacattaaggaggctcaggattggcagaggagttatgcttataggaggagagatcttgagtttaaggtaggagacagagtgtacctcaaNtggctaacttggttgcagatgctctgagccggtagagggtagcttcggctcaggagcaggagatggagtctctggtaggagagatcggtgaGTTGAGTCTGTGTGCTATTTCACAGGAGCCGTTGGATTTGGTTGCAGCTGNTgtggcttatagactggagttacctgaggttaggCGTgtattccataaggttttccatgtttctatgttgaggaagtatctccgtgaggatgatcagttgttagctaagattcctgaggatcttcagcctaacatgactttggaggcgagaccagtgagggttctcgagaggaggatcaaggaacttgggaagaagaagattcctttgatgagagtcttttgggactgtgattgtgttgaggagcagatttgggagcctgaggcgaggatggaggcaaggtttaagaagtggtatgagaagcaagccgcgacttgagcttttctagcctggtcccatctgtaatccgtggctggagcgggaatggagtattccagcccatctctcttgtttacttggtcgcttggggtggttggttgtgcgactaagtaacaagatgaagtggtgctcggggtacaaagtttccgtgaggcggggtttttggaagaaagtttcctgaattaggAGTTTCCAAAAGTAGAAAGTgttaaaaaaggaaagttttatgtgagttaaaatttgtccattttagtggagagagccttggaggggcttgtgaggccttagtggcggactttttagtcattgtgtggcctcagtggcggtcttttgtgacattgtgtggcctttgtggcgggctgtttagccgtgtgtgacctttgtggcaggctgtttagccaattgtgtggcctttgtggcgagctgtttagccagatgtgtggcctttgtggcgggctttttaggcagagtgcctgtttaggcagtccttcgggacagatggtctttgtgacggtccttcgggacatatggtctttgtgacggtccttcgagacagatagtctttgtgacggtccttcgggacagatggtctttgtgacggtcctgtttaggaaatttgtttggcctttgtggcggtcctgtttaggacatttgtttggtcctagtggcagtgagatgatccatgtgtggtcatgaggtatcctagtgaggggatatgtggttggtaggacattgtgatgtcttacgcgagccacgggaaggaagcctggatagggataggactcagatgTATTCAGAATTCTTTACTCGTGACTCTTGGgagacttaggttctcctagtactgccatattctgagactttgtggcttgggagtatggttggtatatcaacttcggatgacgatccgggggtgcgctgtagggtggcaacccgagagacgagtattgaatttttccttatatattatggcatgcgggcttaggcccgatgaggagccaacattgtggcatgcaggcttaggcctgatgaggagctaatcacaactcaaggtttaggcctaagagtaaaggaaagtccaaaagtcgagagcaaataatgtctggagcgtgagtctgtcgcctagaggtgacctttcgtagatcagtcggaggagtgcgtgccgtggagacggttgcacgggattCCTTGGCTGTcggttgttcgagattcaaggacgaatctaggttggtgggggagaattgtaatatccgcaaaccgaaatcccggtttagggattgcatcggtcgatgcaagttcaGTTTTCTGCGGATGGGTTAAGTTAATCGCtgtgttttgggttagggaaaaccctttacacgagttttgtctcattagtcggggtttggccgcttttgagagaaaaaagaaagagagaaaagtttcctaagtgttcttgagtgttcttggtgatttctggagatttgaggctatttctgtagagatctgtagctgggatcgttgtaggagcttcctggaagtgttttcttgtttttttaatgttcagaatcgtcttggcaaaggtaagtgcaggaccatggcttatctaagctaaagcttctttgatctgcttgtttatgtgttgttaggcttgttagatggttatttgggacgttaggaagctttcttgtggcttgggatcgagttttgtggttgaaggaacaaagatccggcgagaagcttcggggaacacGATGCTCAgcatgttgcatcggtcgatgcacttgtgcgttggtcgatgcaagtgcgaggacgacgcGTAAAACCTaaggttttcgtgttatgtcgagcatgcgtcggtcgatgcattgcgagtgtcggtcgatgcatgtgtaacttgcatcggtcgatgcatcccttgtgtcggtcgatgcatccccatgtggtgtcggtcaatgcatgttggtgtcggtcgatgcagagtcctggtttgttatttgttgtttgttgattgttggttgatggttagagatgtctctattgcttgtgtgtatagctcagtagataggaggattgccttactgagtggttataaaatactcatgcattgcaatttgtgtgtgtggtgcaggtaaaggcaaagtgtgatcgtggaatgaaggcaatgaagaggaggatgttctagggactcgattggttgttgtctggcattgttaggttgctagagttgggtcactagaaacattgctagattgccggttttatgtttcctgatgtttggtatttggatattatctatgttatgattattggtttattattggatatttattggttattggtatttgttattccactgttggttgtgattgtggttaggtggctagtggatatgggaccactaattgtagtttatttattattattattattattattactattattattattattattattattattattattattattattattattattatttactatttattatttatttaaaaaaaacggatcgggttgtttcaaaccctaatttccgGAATGCCGGATTAGTGAAGAGAAATCACAAGAAGTTCCATCATGTTTTTTCTGCTTTCCTGAAGGTATGTATGGAAACATTTGAGAGATCTCCTCGTTTCTTCTTTACATGTATGTTTCCTTATCGTTTACATGTATGTATCAGTATGTGGCTCGGCCAACTTGCAATGGCCATAGGAGGATTGGTGGATGCAGTGAGAAATCACACGAATCAACCTTCATTAAGGTAATTAGATCTCTCTCCTTTATTTTTACCTATTAATAGGTTTGATTGATTACTGATTTTGGTACTCTGTCTCTCGTAGTAGCTTTAAGATCAGACTAATCTAGAGATTTCTTTATGTGACTGATGATGCTTCTGTCCTTTATATTGTTTCAGCATCGTGGCATGAGATCTTTCATAAGTCACGAATCTAGCCTGGGATCTTTTTTAAGTCGTCGTGAATCTAGCATGGGATCTCTCATAAGTCGCCGTGAATCTAGCCGGGGATCTCTTATAAGTCGCCATGAATCTACCCTGGGATCTCTCTTAAGTCGCCGTGAATCTAGCCTGGGATCTCTCTTAAGTCGCCATTGTTTGTACGATTCTAGCCTTAAGGTAAATGTTGTTGCTCAGATCTCTCTGTTCTTTATGTGGTTATGGGTTTCACAAATGATTGCTTCGTTTCAGAATCATGGTGGACTGGGACCTCTCTTAACTCGCCGTTGTTTGTACGAATCGAGCCTTAAGGTAAATTTTGTTGTAGAGACATCTCTCTGTTCTTTATGTTTTACTTGTCATTGGTTTGACATTTGACAGATGATTGCTTCTGTCCTTTAATGTTTCAGCATCATGGGAGACTGGGATCTCTCTTAAGTCTCCGTCGTTTTCATCTCTACCATGAATCTTGTTATTATTACTCTTTTGCATCAAATACtatcatatgcatatcttatgattctttttaatttcatattatttgCAATAGTTGCTTAGATCTTTCTGAAAACATGGTGTATAGAGTTATTTTCATAGTTGGTTTTTTCATTGATCTAAAAAGTATTGTCAGGATGTTTGTGTCAATCTTGTTCAGtacttatatttgattttctttaagaaaattatgtttataaataatttcgatttttttggttcttctaaGAAAGTACgaaagtttttagaaaatttgaatttgaaagatCATACCCgaaattatttaaaagtctTAAATTGTAAAAGTCTGAATAGTTTTTGTTTGCAGATTGCTGACTGAGGAACAGAGTCAGAGTCAGAGGAAGTTCCCATTCCTTAGGAAAAGAGCTGTCGAAGAACAAGAGAATGAAAGAGCAACTTTTTTTTAGATCGTTTATTTTCCACTATCTTAAGTAAAATAATTTCATATCTATATACTTAGGCACTATTCctcaaaattttaagaatttaaaagtCCAAAATCCAAGCGTATAagtgtaataattttttaacaacaaGATATAGCACAAAGCTCCAAAATTCATTTGATATATTTACACTGTTCTAAAACAATGAAtgtgaaatttaaaaatgttttgagtGTCCAGCTTTCTCTAGACATTCAGATTTTACGCTAAAAcgtgaaaataagaaaaatcatcaattaataAAGGAATTTTGATATCTAGGCAAATACATATATGAATTGTTTACCTTGTAACAGCAATCATCTTTAACATTTAAAATGTGTCAGGATAAAGTTTAAACCCAGAATTTGTGGAATGTGCCAAAAATTTAGACGATCCATGAATATATTTGtggaatatatattttcaggTTGAGGTTAGTTACAGTTTTAATCCATGAATTAGTTAGATTtctttaaataacatattatatttttccatattGAACAACCTAATTAATTTAATGGcataaatttaaaatccaaAGATTCATGTACTGTGAatatggtttgattttaaatatcCAATTATATGGCATGAAAGAATTTggacattttttattttgttcttccCAATATATCCCTAATATATTATTTCCGAAACACATGAATTTGCTTTTGTAGActataaaatagatatatagatgattttttggttataaacttatgACATTCATAATTTAGGTGTATCATAATATACatgttagtttgatttttggtaattagGGATAGTatggatttagttaattatagtaacatataaaattaattataggtaacatttaaaagaaaaggaaatcattcaacctaattaaaccaaacataTGTGACTATTCTTTCacttttatctaattttatatttaaattattttgaattattatataatatatttggttaataaaatttatgattttttctgcatatgatgtaatttaatttttttaaacggaCATATATTGCTCAACTGATGAAGACTGACATCTTGGCGTTGTTTGAAACACATGCTAGTGGAAACAGAGCGGGTCAAATTTGTCAGGGACTAGGTTTCGAGAATTCGTTTAGAGTGGATGTTGTGGGTTATAGTAGGGGTATATGGCTCTTATGGCGGTCTGGAATTGGTGACATGGAGATAGTCGAATCAACGGATCAGTTCGTTGTGGCAAAGCTCCGTACTGGGATGGAGATTGTGAATATGATCGTGGTTTATGCGGCTCCGACGGTGATTCGGCGCAGTGGTATTTGGGATAAGTTAGCGGCAGTTGTCCAAGGTTTGGTTGGTCCGTTATTCAACGGTGGAGATTTTAATACAATTGTGCGATTAGATGAGAGGTCTGGGGGTAATGTTTGACTTTCACCTAATTCTTTGGCGTTTGGTGAATGAATTAACAATTTGGCTTTAATAGACATGGGGTTTCGCGGGAACAAGTTTACCTGGAGGAGAGGAAGAGTGGAGGATACGTTTGTGACCAAGAGACTGGATAGAGTCTTGTGTTGCCCTCATGCTAGGTTGAAGTGGCAAGAGGCACGAGTGACTCATTTACCTTTTTTGGCATCAGATCATGCACCGTTATATGTTCAGATGTGCCCTGTAGTTGGAAGAGATCCAGATAGGCGACCATTCAGGTTTGTGGCAGCATGGTTAACACACCCTAGTTTTAAAGAGTTGCTGGTGGCTTCATGGAATGTCAGTCTTACCACCCCGGAAGCTTTGAATGAGTTAAGTGTTAAGCTGAAACAGTGGAATAGAGATGTTTTTGGTGCTATTCAGAAGCGTAAGGATGGCATTGTTCGGGAGCTTCAGATAGTGCAAGATGCACTTGATTTGGCGCCATCAGATGATATGTTGAGTCAAGAGGAGGTTTTACTGAAACAGTTCGAAGAGGTGTTAGAACAAAAGGAAATATTATGGTTTCAAAAGTCGAGGGAGAAGTGGGTGGCACTTGGGGACCATAACACGAAGTATTTTCACACTTCGACTGTCATACGGAGACGACATAATCGGGTTGAAATGCTTCGAAACGATGAGGATCAGTGGACTTATGATGCAACAAAGCTTGAGAATCTCGCAGTTCAATATTATAAGAGGTAGTATTCGTTAGACGATGTACCAATGGTTGTGGATAAACTCCCATAAGAGGATTTTGCTAGTCTCATACGGGAGGATCGAGAGTGTTTAAATCGAACATTCACAGCAATAGAGGTGGAAGAAGCTGTTCGCAGTATGGGGAAGTTTAAAGCTCCGGGCCCCGATGGTTATCAGCCTGTGTTCTATCAAGAGTGTTGGGAGGTGGTTCGAGAATCCGTGGTGAGATTTGTTCTTGACTTCTTTAATTCAGGGACTCTGCCTCCGGAAACAAATGATGCTCTTGTGGTTCTTATACCACAGGTTGCTACGCCAGAACGCATAGTCCAATTCTGCCCTATTAGTTTATGCAACGTCTTGTTTAAGACCATTACCAAGATGATGGTTCTCAGGCTCAACCGTGTTATCGGAGGTTTGATTGGTCCTGGTCAATCTAGTTTCATTCCTGGCAGGTTAAGTATTGACAATATCGTGGTAGTTCAAGACGCTGTACATTCAATGCGGAGGAAGAAAGGT
It encodes the following:
- the LOC109127309 gene encoding uncharacterized protein LOC109127309, whose amino-acid sequence is MKTDILALFETHASGNRAGQICQGLGFENSFRVDVVGYSRGIWLLWRSGIGDMEIVESTDQFVVAKLRTGMEIVNMIVVYAAPTVIRRSGIWDKLAAVVQGLVGPLFNGGDFNTIVRLDERSGDMGFRGNKFTWRRGRVEDTFVTKRLDRVLCCPHARLKWQEARVTHLPFLASDHAPLYVQMCPVVGRDPDRRPFRFVAAWLTHPSFKELLVASWNVSLTTPEALNELSVKLKQWNRDVFGAIQKRKDGIVRELQIVQDALDLAPSDDMLSQEEVLLKQFEEVLEQKEILWFQKSREKWVALGDHNTKYFHTSTVIRRRHNRVEMLRNDEDQWTYDATKLENLAVQYYKSLIREDRECLNRTFTAIEVEEAVRSMGKFKAPGPDGYQPVFYQECWEVVRESVVRFVLDFFNSGTLPPETNDALVVLIPQVATPERIVQFCPISLCNVLFKTITKMMVLRLNRVIGGLIGPGQSSFIPGRLSIDNIVVVQDAVHSMRRKKGRKGWMLLKLHLEKAYNRIR